Proteins from a single region of Hymenobacter aquaticus:
- a CDS encoding helix-turn-helix domain-containing protein produces the protein MSFIFNVYSALLLPFFVQGVVVGAVLLGRGRRYGSAADLWLAVLLVLHALRLAQWMLGFAGWYDSHDAYSTFMFYFPFSNWLAVGPALYFYFRSLTNQEFRFTRQYWGHLAPAAAYLAGRLGVFLYDIGWWHGLRGRPLPAHFGTKGPLAQQLDQLPLEYCLGVAAYLLIGFYALRTLREYRAYARYLNDNFSDTDQIRFRWLRNVLVAVLVGTGVMLGFGLINAFVSPLSYYEAWYDYLFTGLLIYYLSIAGLLTGHQLAGLRFQPVSEAAVVEPTPESVLASVSESAAAVAGAALPAAEPAPDPAADTELSRWTTRLLRHLETARPYLAPELTLGELAAQLRTNTSWLSRVINTGCGQNFNDFINEYRVREAEQRLRDPQFRHYTLLAVALEAGFNSKSTFNRVFKKLRGITPGEVERPR, from the coding sequence ATGTCATTCATTTTTAACGTCTACAGTGCTTTGCTGCTGCCGTTTTTCGTGCAGGGCGTGGTGGTCGGCGCAGTGCTGCTGGGCCGCGGCCGGCGCTACGGCAGCGCGGCCGACCTCTGGCTGGCCGTGCTGCTGGTGCTGCACGCGCTGCGGCTGGCTCAGTGGATGCTGGGCTTCGCCGGCTGGTACGATTCGCACGATGCCTACAGCACCTTCATGTTTTACTTCCCGTTCAGCAACTGGCTGGCGGTGGGCCCGGCGCTGTACTTCTACTTCCGCAGCCTGACCAACCAGGAGTTTCGCTTTACGCGGCAGTACTGGGGGCATCTGGCCCCGGCGGCGGCGTATCTGGCCGGGCGGCTGGGCGTGTTTCTCTACGACATCGGCTGGTGGCACGGCCTGCGCGGCCGGCCCTTGCCGGCCCACTTCGGTACCAAAGGCCCCCTGGCGCAGCAGCTCGACCAACTACCGCTGGAATACTGCCTTGGCGTGGCGGCTTACCTACTCATCGGCTTCTACGCCCTGCGCACCCTGCGCGAATACCGCGCCTACGCCCGCTACCTCAACGACAACTTCTCCGATACCGACCAGATTCGCTTCCGTTGGCTGCGCAACGTGCTGGTGGCCGTGCTGGTCGGCACGGGCGTAATGCTGGGATTTGGGCTGATCAACGCGTTTGTGAGCCCGCTCAGCTACTACGAGGCCTGGTACGACTACCTGTTCACCGGCCTGCTCATTTATTACCTGAGTATTGCCGGCCTGCTTACCGGCCACCAGCTGGCCGGCCTGCGGTTTCAGCCCGTCTCCGAAGCAGCCGTGGTGGAGCCCACGCCGGAATCGGTGCTAGCTTCTGTTTCCGAAAGTGCCGCGGCGGTTGCCGGGGCAGCGCTGCCCGCCGCTGAACCCGCGCCAGATCCTGCCGCCGATACCGAGCTGTCCCGCTGGACCACGCGCCTGCTGCGCCACCTGGAAACCGCCCGGCCCTACCTGGCCCCCGAGCTGACCCTGGGGGAGCTGGCCGCCCAGCTGCGGACCAACACCTCCTGGCTGTCAAGAGTAATTAACACGGGCTGCGGGCAGAACTTCAACGACTTCATCAACGAGTACCGGGTGCGCGAGGCCGAGCAGCGCCTGCGCGACCCGCAGTTTCGGCACTACACGCTGCTGGCCGTGGCTCTCGAAGCAGGTTTTAATTCCAAGTCGACCTTCAACCGGGTCTTTAAAAAGCTGCGCGGCATTACCCCCGGCGAGGTGGAGCGGCCCCGGTAG
- a CDS encoding Mpo1 family 2-hydroxy fatty acid dioxygenase — MTTLPHLLDEYGESHQNPTNKLVHWVCVPLIMFSLLGLLWSVPLPDAVRQLSPWLNLATMVMVLAVLYYLRLSVPLALGMVLISLLMALGLRQLDAHAPLPLWQICLLIFVLAWIGQFWGHKVEGKKPSFLKDLQFLLIGPLWLLHFVYRRLGWRY; from the coding sequence ATGACTACTCTGCCCCACCTGCTCGACGAATACGGGGAAAGCCACCAGAACCCGACCAATAAGCTGGTTCACTGGGTCTGCGTGCCCCTGATTATGTTTTCCCTGCTGGGTTTGCTCTGGTCGGTGCCCCTGCCGGACGCCGTGCGGCAGCTCAGCCCCTGGCTGAACCTGGCCACGATGGTAATGGTGCTGGCCGTGCTCTACTACCTGCGCCTTTCCGTGCCGCTGGCCCTGGGCATGGTCCTGATCAGCCTGCTGATGGCCCTGGGGCTGCGGCAGCTCGATGCGCACGCCCCGCTGCCGCTGTGGCAAATCTGCCTGCTCATCTTCGTGCTGGCCTGGATCGGGCAGTTCTGGGGGCACAAGGTGGAGGGCAAGAAACCCAGCTTCCTGAAGGATCTGCAGTTTCTGCTCATCGGGCCGTTGTGGCTGCTGCACTTCGTGTACCGGCGGCTGGGCTGGCGCTACTAA
- a CDS encoding dienelactone hydrolase family protein codes for MKKFWTLCAALLSVVSVASAQVSSTSAKLTCCSRPTAGTNATEAFAMLATNEDFSGGHDAPLPYTYEGQGEMIEFKTTDGQTAKAFEIKSNVRSDKYLFVIHEWWGLNDYIKKEAATYANELKGVNVIALDLYDGQVATTPDEAGKLMQAVKTERAEAIIKGALLYAGPNAKVSSIGWCFGGGWSLQTALLAGPKAVGCVMYYGMPEKDVAKLKTLNTDVLGIFASQDKWINPEVVAQFQKDMAAAKKKVTIKSYDADHAFANPSNPKYSQKYSADAHAAALEYLRKNFKLKG; via the coding sequence ATGAAAAAATTCTGGACTCTGTGCGCTGCCTTGCTCAGCGTAGTCTCCGTGGCTTCGGCCCAAGTTAGCTCTACTTCGGCTAAGCTCACGTGCTGCTCCCGTCCCACGGCCGGCACCAACGCCACCGAAGCCTTTGCCATGCTGGCGACCAACGAGGACTTCAGCGGCGGCCACGACGCGCCCCTGCCCTACACGTATGAGGGTCAGGGCGAAATGATTGAGTTCAAAACCACCGACGGCCAAACTGCCAAAGCCTTCGAAATCAAGAGCAACGTGCGCTCCGACAAGTATCTGTTCGTGATTCACGAGTGGTGGGGCCTCAACGACTACATCAAAAAGGAAGCCGCCACCTACGCCAACGAGCTGAAGGGCGTCAACGTCATTGCCCTCGACCTCTACGACGGGCAGGTGGCCACCACCCCCGACGAGGCCGGCAAGCTGATGCAGGCCGTGAAAACCGAGCGGGCCGAAGCCATTATCAAGGGCGCGTTGCTGTATGCCGGGCCCAATGCCAAGGTGTCGTCCATCGGCTGGTGCTTCGGCGGCGGCTGGTCGTTGCAGACGGCCCTGCTGGCCGGCCCCAAGGCCGTGGGTTGCGTGATGTACTACGGCATGCCCGAGAAGGACGTAGCCAAGCTCAAAACCCTGAACACCGACGTGCTGGGCATTTTCGCCAGCCAGGACAAGTGGATCAATCCCGAAGTGGTGGCCCAGTTCCAGAAAGACATGGCGGCCGCCAAGAAGAAGGTGACCATCAAGAGCTACGACGCCGACCACGCCTTTGCCAACCCCTCGAACCCGAAGTACAGCCAGAAATACTCGGCCGACGCCCACGCCGCGGCCTTGGAGTATCTGCGCAAGAATTTCAAGCTGAAAGGCTAA
- a CDS encoding ABC1 kinase family protein, with the protein MSNDLPTPNSAAAEPTDARQLASLPTTKVARAARFAKTGLKVGANYVKHYAKRAAGGTSETAELHAANAAELYGALSEMKGSVLKVAQMLAMEKNMLPTAYSDLFAQAQYQSPPLSGPLVTKVLRDAFGRSPSEVFDEFDINARQAASIGQVHRARKDGRDLAVKVQYPGVADSIRSDIRLVKPIALRVLGLDEAQVRPYLEEVETRLLEETNYELELRRGTEIAAECAHIAHLEFPRYYPELSTNRVLTMDWLPGQHLKEFLATDPSQAVRNQLGQALWDFYAFQLHTLHRVHADPHPGNFLLRADDGGTVGVLDFGCVKEIPADVYQLFTALLTPETLADEARLADLLTQAGVLRPEDAPTRREFYLRTMQASLELVGRPFRQATFDFGDPAYMAALYQLGDDLMQQPELRQQREPRGSEHFIYLNRTYVGLYALLTELRASVQTGVVVAG; encoded by the coding sequence ATGAGCAACGACCTTCCTACGCCCAACTCGGCCGCTGCCGAGCCCACCGACGCCCGGCAGCTGGCCTCCTTGCCCACCACGAAAGTGGCGCGGGCGGCTCGTTTCGCCAAAACCGGCCTGAAAGTCGGGGCCAACTACGTGAAGCACTACGCCAAGCGGGCGGCCGGCGGCACGAGTGAAACCGCGGAGTTGCACGCGGCCAACGCCGCCGAGCTCTACGGCGCGCTGAGCGAAATGAAAGGCTCGGTGCTGAAAGTGGCCCAGATGCTGGCCATGGAGAAAAACATGCTCCCCACGGCCTACTCCGACCTGTTTGCCCAGGCGCAGTACCAGAGTCCGCCCCTCTCCGGGCCGCTGGTAACCAAAGTGTTGCGGGATGCCTTCGGCCGCTCGCCTTCCGAGGTGTTCGACGAGTTTGACATCAACGCCCGGCAGGCGGCCAGCATTGGGCAGGTGCACCGGGCCCGCAAAGACGGCCGGGACCTGGCCGTGAAGGTGCAGTACCCCGGCGTGGCCGACAGCATCCGCTCCGACATCCGGCTGGTGAAACCCATTGCCCTGCGGGTGCTGGGCCTGGACGAGGCCCAGGTGCGGCCCTACCTGGAGGAAGTGGAAACCCGCCTGCTGGAGGAAACCAACTACGAGCTGGAGCTGCGGCGCGGCACCGAAATTGCCGCCGAGTGCGCCCACATTGCCCACCTGGAGTTTCCGCGCTACTACCCCGAACTGTCGACCAACCGGGTGCTGACGATGGACTGGCTGCCGGGCCAGCACCTGAAGGAGTTTCTAGCTACCGACCCCAGCCAAGCGGTGCGCAACCAGCTCGGCCAGGCCCTGTGGGACTTCTACGCCTTCCAGCTCCACACCTTGCACCGCGTGCACGCCGACCCCCACCCGGGCAACTTCCTGCTCCGGGCCGATGACGGCGGCACCGTGGGCGTGCTGGATTTTGGCTGCGTCAAGGAAATTCCGGCCGACGTGTACCAGCTGTTCACGGCCCTGCTCACGCCCGAAACCCTGGCCGACGAAGCCCGCCTGGCCGATTTGCTGACCCAGGCCGGGGTGCTGCGCCCGGAAGACGCGCCCACCCGGCGGGAGTTTTACCTGCGCACCATGCAGGCCTCCCTGGAGCTGGTGGGCCGCCCCTTTCGCCAGGCAACCTTCGACTTTGGCGACCCGGCCTACATGGCAGCCCTCTACCAGCTCGGCGACGACCTGATGCAGCAACCCGAGCTGCGCCAGCAGCGGGAGCCGCGGGGCTCGGAGCACTTTATATACCTGAACCGCACCTACGTGGGGTTGTACGCGCTGCTCACCGAGCTGCGGGCTTCGGTGCAAACCGGCGTGGTGGTAGCCGGCTAA
- a CDS encoding phenylalanine 4-monooxygenase has protein sequence MPHVMVTQHYDRYTTQDHLVWKVLFDRQTALLHKRAAAAFSVGLQKAGLHRNALPRFEEISKRLQKATGWQLEPVNGMLDDATFFGLLAQRKFPATVWIRSMEQFDFIQEPDLFHGIFGHVPLLMDQAFADFLHFLGRVAAQHLHDAPALARMERLYGFTVQFGLVQEQGATRMYGAGLLSSSGEIHHCIADESNRRPFDLATVLQAEYSEAHLQEHYFVLNSWEQLTESVAELAALLASGWQLQPA, from the coding sequence ATGCCTCACGTCATGGTAACGCAACACTACGACCGGTACACCACCCAGGACCATTTGGTTTGGAAGGTATTGTTTGACCGCCAAACGGCTTTGCTGCACAAGCGCGCCGCGGCTGCATTCAGCGTGGGCCTGCAAAAGGCCGGCCTGCACCGCAACGCGTTGCCTCGGTTCGAGGAGATTAGCAAGCGCCTGCAGAAAGCCACCGGCTGGCAGCTGGAGCCCGTCAACGGCATGCTCGACGATGCTACCTTCTTTGGCCTGCTGGCCCAGCGTAAGTTTCCCGCCACCGTCTGGATTCGCTCGATGGAGCAGTTCGACTTTATCCAGGAGCCGGATCTGTTCCACGGTATCTTCGGGCACGTGCCGCTGCTGATGGACCAGGCCTTTGCCGACTTCCTGCACTTTCTGGGGCGGGTGGCCGCTCAGCACCTGCACGATGCGCCGGCGCTGGCCCGCATGGAGCGGCTCTATGGCTTTACGGTGCAGTTTGGTCTGGTGCAGGAGCAGGGCGCCACGCGCATGTACGGTGCCGGTTTGCTTTCCTCCTCGGGCGAGATTCACCATTGCATAGCCGACGAAAGCAACCGGCGGCCCTTTGATCTGGCTACCGTGCTGCAGGCCGAATACAGCGAGGCCCACCTGCAGGAGCATTATTTCGTGCTCAACAGCTGGGAGCAGCTCACGGAAAGCGTGGCCGAGCTGGCCGCTTTATTAGCCAGTGGCTGGCAGCTGCAGCCGGCTTAG
- a CDS encoding T9SS type A sorting domain-containing protein, whose protein sequence is MQHSYSRPLLLSAALALGCFSVTAQRFTLDTSFDTDGRVTTEITPPASQDNLHQLYPQADGKTIALGVSKLGYATVRYNADGSLDTAYGTGGKIIYSLSSQRPNMTFTLAQLQLLPNGKLLATGSSSSAGALICFNADGTIDSAFGDNGLVLRPTTATTERGSIFRSVQVQADGKLVVVGSRYVRSGGLGTYNYLLVSRYNPNGALDLEYSTFFQISPSTDSVEGFSLAIQPDGKILAGGVYGTTNFRPVFVRLLPDGTPDPAFGTAGRVFSSISYDFRNSQILLLPDGRFMVSLGSGATINRAAFARFLPSGALDTSFGVNGVAEYGYSSPAPYDVAGEYGRGRLAAQADGKIIVGGFNGTAFGVLRLNTDGTKDSSFGDNFDQTIRTDFNAPNTPTYYTVSSVASVLVLPDGKIMAGGSHSKQKGFNDATDKSTMFALARYAAAPTSTLPNGVWNGSVSTAYDNAQNWSNNVLPADTTINILVPRAANRYPTLTTAAVARNLTVEAGATLTIAATGSLTAMRALLLNGAVVGDGVLRTRGLRPQIIAGTSTDESRINTLDIGPAGASLAGPLNLNQMLILNGPLATNGQKLRLLSYKNIPSGQTSTAMVVNNGNGAVLGDVTVERNITGQSGLGYRHYSSPVTNATFGTLAYNGFVPVLNQAYNTAADPSKVTPFPNVFEYDETRLSATTPGFEQGWMVPASALQPGKGYTLNTYGFNGVGSPVSFVGTLNNGTISRTLTAGTQNESGWNFLGNPYPAPLDWNKVTIPAGVSSAAYVFRSSGDYTGAYVSYVNGIGASNVIPAMQGFFVRASVPSVTLQFTNAARLTTYANPDFLRPAADTRPQLRLDLTGPGQTQPADAAHVYFQQGATALADEQFDAYKLPGTSAQLSTSAGPDQLSINGLPLLGSQGTSVAVSVWADQAGSYTLTAGQLLNFDAGIAVVLEDKLTGAWHDLRVQPTYSFGVATANTRLTSRFVLHFGQSQALASQPSLGAASVALFPNPVVGGQLHIQLNGLSSASQKVEAQLYNALGQVVRQQRFAVSGGALDAALPVRGLSKGVYTLRLTSGQQVSAHQVIIPE, encoded by the coding sequence ATGCAACACTCCTATTCTCGTCCCTTGCTGCTGAGCGCGGCCCTCGCCCTGGGTTGCTTTAGCGTTACGGCGCAGCGCTTCACCCTCGATACCAGCTTCGATACGGATGGCCGGGTAACGACTGAAATTACCCCGCCCGCCTCACAAGACAATCTTCACCAGCTCTATCCCCAGGCCGATGGCAAAACCATTGCCCTGGGTGTCAGCAAGCTGGGGTATGCGACAGTGCGCTACAACGCGGATGGCTCACTTGATACCGCTTACGGCACGGGTGGCAAAATTATATACAGCCTAAGCAGCCAGCGCCCCAACATGACTTTCACGCTGGCCCAACTGCAGCTCCTACCAAACGGCAAGCTGCTGGCGACCGGCAGCTCCTCTTCGGCTGGCGCCCTCATTTGCTTCAATGCGGATGGCACCATTGATTCTGCCTTCGGCGACAATGGCCTGGTGCTACGGCCCACTACAGCAACCACTGAACGCGGCAGCATCTTCCGTAGCGTTCAGGTTCAGGCTGATGGGAAGCTTGTAGTAGTTGGGTCTCGCTACGTACGTTCCGGCGGGCTCGGCACTTACAACTACTTGCTTGTGAGCCGCTACAACCCCAATGGGGCGCTGGACCTGGAGTACAGCACCTTCTTCCAAATTAGTCCATCCACTGATAGCGTGGAAGGGTTCAGTCTGGCTATTCAGCCCGACGGCAAAATTCTGGCTGGTGGGGTGTATGGGACAACGAATTTTCGACCGGTGTTTGTCCGGCTCCTGCCCGACGGTACCCCGGACCCTGCCTTTGGCACCGCCGGCCGGGTATTCTCCAGTATAAGCTACGACTTCCGCAACAGCCAGATTCTGTTGTTACCGGATGGCAGATTTATGGTATCCCTGGGTTCCGGAGCAACAATCAATCGAGCCGCATTTGCCCGCTTCCTGCCTTCCGGAGCACTGGATACTTCGTTTGGCGTGAACGGGGTAGCAGAGTACGGCTATAGCAGCCCCGCCCCGTACGATGTCGCGGGCGAATATGGCCGCGGCAGGCTGGCGGCCCAGGCCGACGGCAAGATTATAGTCGGGGGCTTTAATGGCACTGCCTTCGGGGTGCTACGCCTCAATACCGATGGCACGAAAGACAGTTCCTTCGGCGACAACTTCGACCAAACCATCAGGACGGATTTCAATGCCCCCAACACTCCTACGTACTACACGGTTTCGTCGGTAGCGTCCGTATTGGTCCTGCCCGACGGCAAAATTATGGCAGGTGGCAGCCATTCCAAGCAGAAAGGCTTCAACGATGCTACAGACAAGTCTACGATGTTTGCCCTGGCCCGCTACGCGGCTGCCCCGACCAGTACCCTGCCCAACGGCGTGTGGAACGGCAGCGTGAGCACGGCCTACGACAACGCCCAGAACTGGAGCAACAACGTCCTGCCCGCCGATACGACTATTAACATTCTGGTTCCCAGGGCCGCGAACCGCTACCCGACGCTGACTACCGCCGCCGTAGCCCGCAACCTGACCGTGGAAGCCGGAGCCACGCTGACCATTGCCGCCACTGGTAGCCTGACGGCCATGCGCGCCCTGTTGCTGAACGGTGCCGTAGTCGGCGACGGAGTGCTGCGCACCCGCGGCCTCCGGCCCCAGATTATTGCCGGCACCAGCACCGATGAGTCACGCATCAACACGCTGGACATCGGGCCGGCCGGAGCCAGCCTGGCCGGGCCACTGAATCTGAACCAGATGCTGATTCTTAACGGGCCATTGGCTACGAACGGCCAAAAGCTGCGCCTGCTCTCCTACAAGAACATTCCCAGTGGGCAAACCTCGACGGCTATGGTCGTCAACAACGGAAACGGTGCCGTGCTGGGCGACGTTACCGTGGAGCGCAACATCACTGGGCAGTCGGGACTGGGCTACCGCCACTACTCGTCGCCGGTGACCAACGCCACCTTCGGCACGCTGGCTTACAACGGCTTCGTGCCCGTGCTCAACCAGGCTTACAACACGGCCGCCGACCCGAGCAAGGTTACCCCCTTCCCGAACGTATTTGAATACGACGAAACCCGTCTGAGCGCCACTACCCCGGGCTTCGAGCAGGGTTGGATGGTACCAGCCAGCGCCTTGCAGCCCGGCAAAGGCTACACCCTGAATACCTACGGTTTCAACGGCGTGGGCTCCCCGGTATCCTTCGTGGGCACGCTCAACAACGGCACTATCTCGCGCACGCTCACGGCGGGCACCCAAAACGAATCGGGCTGGAACTTCCTGGGCAACCCCTACCCGGCTCCCCTCGACTGGAACAAGGTTACGATTCCGGCCGGCGTAAGCAGCGCGGCTTACGTGTTCCGCAGCAGCGGCGACTACACCGGCGCCTACGTAAGCTACGTCAACGGCATCGGGGCCAGCAACGTCATTCCGGCTATGCAAGGCTTCTTCGTCCGGGCTTCGGTACCCAGCGTCACGCTGCAGTTTACCAACGCTGCCCGCCTGACGACCTATGCCAACCCTGACTTCCTGCGCCCCGCCGCCGACACCCGGCCGCAGCTGCGCCTCGACCTGACGGGTCCCGGCCAGACGCAGCCGGCCGATGCGGCCCACGTGTACTTCCAGCAAGGGGCCACGGCCCTGGCCGACGAGCAGTTTGATGCCTACAAGCTGCCCGGCACCAGCGCCCAGCTCAGCACCAGCGCCGGCCCGGACCAGCTCTCCATTAACGGTCTGCCGCTGTTGGGTAGCCAGGGCACCAGCGTGGCCGTCAGCGTCTGGGCTGACCAGGCCGGCAGCTACACCCTCACGGCCGGGCAGCTACTCAATTTCGACGCTGGCATTGCGGTGGTGCTGGAAGACAAGCTGACCGGCGCCTGGCACGACCTGCGCGTGCAGCCCACCTATTCGTTTGGCGTGGCTACGGCCAATACCCGGCTGACCTCGCGCTTCGTGCTGCACTTCGGCCAGAGCCAGGCGCTGGCCAGCCAGCCAAGTCTGGGCGCGGCTAGCGTTGCCTTGTTTCCCAACCCCGTCGTGGGGGGGCAGCTCCACATTCAGCTCAATGGCCTGAGCAGCGCGAGCCAGAAAGTAGAGGCGCAGCTGTATAACGCGCTGGGCCAGGTGGTACGGCAGCAGCGCTTCGCCGTGTCGGGTGGCGCGCTGGATGCCGCGCTGCCCGTGCGGGGCCTGAGCAAGGGCGTGTACACCCTGCGCCTGACCAGCGGACAGCAGGTATCAGCGCATCAGGTCATCATTCCGGAGTAA
- a CDS encoding TetR/AcrR family transcriptional regulator — protein sequence MDKDRIKQAYLDYVLRKGTPPASVYKLTSKLNIPEAEFYQYYANFDAIDREIWADYARQARQRAATEPVWEQYGAREKLLGFYYTLLELLKQNRSYALNSLRRSLHRMPGLTPRVLDDFRQDFEQFVRDILQEGKRTEEVAVRPLVQDQYPRLFWQQALFVLGFFAKDDSLNFERTDAAIEKAVTLSFDLVGRNTLDSALDLARFLVHRR from the coding sequence ATGGACAAGGACCGTATCAAACAGGCTTACCTCGACTACGTGCTCCGCAAGGGCACCCCGCCGGCTTCGGTATACAAGCTCACCAGCAAACTGAACATTCCGGAGGCGGAATTTTACCAGTACTACGCCAACTTCGACGCCATCGACCGGGAAATCTGGGCCGACTATGCCCGGCAGGCCCGGCAGCGCGCCGCCACCGAGCCGGTGTGGGAGCAGTACGGGGCCCGCGAAAAGCTCCTGGGCTTCTACTACACCCTGCTGGAGCTGCTCAAGCAGAACCGCAGCTACGCCCTGAACTCGCTGCGCCGCTCCCTACACCGCATGCCCGGCCTCACCCCGCGGGTGCTCGACGACTTCCGCCAGGATTTCGAGCAGTTCGTGCGGGACATTCTGCAGGAAGGCAAGCGGACCGAGGAAGTAGCCGTGCGGCCCCTGGTGCAGGATCAGTATCCGCGCCTGTTCTGGCAGCAGGCCCTGTTCGTGCTGGGCTTCTTTGCCAAGGACGACTCCCTGAACTTCGAGCGGACCGACGCGGCCATCGAAAAAGCCGTGACGCTGAGCTTTGATCTGGTGGGCCGCAACACTCTGGACTCGGCCCTGGACCTGGCCCGCTTTCTGGTGCACCGCCGCTAA